The Leifsonia williamsii genome includes a region encoding these proteins:
- a CDS encoding ABC transporter substrate-binding protein: MMRGTKRALRASATAATVSAALLVLAACSGGGGGGAGGGSAGSVPDVPMAKKLGANEKQLNIIVWAGYAEDGTNDPSVDWVTPFEQKTGCQVNAKVAGTSDEMVQLMRSGDYDGVSASGDATLRLVYGGQVAPVNTKLVPSYATVSDFLKDKAWNSVDGQMYGIPHGWGANVLMYNKAVVTPAPDSWSAVFDDASRYAGKVTAYDSPIYIADAALYLKAHDSSLGIKDPYSLTEKQLAAAVDLLKKQKASVGEYWSDYTKAVQSFESGSSVVGTSWQVIANLIQADGKVQVGTTVPKEGSTGWSDTWMISSKAAHPNCMYQWMDWITSPEVNAQVAEWFGEAPAQTKACEHTTDPDFCATYHATDADYASQIHYWTTPQKKCVDGSGTDCTAYTEWVRKWQEIKG; this comes from the coding sequence ATGATGCGAGGAACGAAGCGCGCGCTGCGCGCGAGCGCGACGGCCGCGACCGTCTCCGCGGCCCTCCTGGTGCTCGCGGCCTGCTCCGGCGGCGGGGGCGGTGGCGCGGGCGGCGGCTCGGCGGGCTCGGTGCCCGACGTGCCGATGGCGAAGAAGCTCGGCGCGAACGAGAAGCAGCTGAACATCATCGTCTGGGCGGGCTACGCCGAGGACGGCACCAACGACCCGAGCGTCGACTGGGTCACCCCGTTCGAGCAGAAGACCGGCTGCCAGGTGAACGCGAAGGTCGCCGGCACCTCCGACGAGATGGTCCAGCTGATGCGCAGCGGCGACTACGACGGGGTCTCGGCCTCGGGCGACGCGACGCTCCGGCTGGTCTACGGCGGCCAGGTGGCGCCCGTGAACACGAAGCTCGTTCCGAGCTACGCCACCGTCTCCGACTTCCTCAAGGACAAGGCGTGGAACTCGGTCGACGGGCAGATGTACGGCATCCCGCACGGTTGGGGCGCCAACGTGCTCATGTACAACAAGGCCGTGGTGACCCCGGCCCCTGACTCCTGGTCCGCCGTGTTCGACGATGCGTCGAGGTACGCGGGCAAGGTCACCGCGTACGACTCGCCCATTTACATCGCCGACGCCGCCCTGTACCTGAAGGCGCACGACTCCTCGCTCGGCATCAAGGATCCGTACTCGCTCACCGAGAAGCAGCTGGCCGCCGCCGTGGACCTCCTGAAGAAGCAGAAGGCGTCGGTCGGCGAGTACTGGTCGGACTACACGAAGGCCGTGCAGTCGTTCGAGTCGGGCAGCAGCGTGGTCGGCACCTCCTGGCAGGTCATCGCGAACCTGATCCAGGCCGACGGCAAGGTGCAGGTCGGCACGACCGTCCCGAAGGAGGGGTCGACCGGCTGGTCCGACACCTGGATGATCTCGTCGAAGGCCGCGCACCCGAACTGCATGTACCAGTGGATGGACTGGATCACCTCGCCCGAGGTGAACGCCCAGGTCGCCGAGTGGTTCGGCGAGGCTCCCGCCCAGACGAAGGCGTGCGAGCACACCACCGATCCGGACTTCTGCGCCACGTATCACGCGACCGATGCCGACTACGCGTCGCAGATCCACTACTGGACCACGCCGCAGAAGAAGTGCGTCGACGGCAGCGGGACGGACTGCACCGCGTACACCGAGTGGGTCCGCAAGTGGCAGGAGATCAAGGGGTGA
- a CDS encoding ABC transporter permease, with amino-acid sequence MRARLGLLLGPPLLWLVVLYLGSIAVLLVSSFWTVDGFTGAVVPTFTLDNYVTLVTDPLYGTVALRTLLVALGVTLIDAVVAFPIALYIAKVAKPGRRALYLVAVTTPLWASYLVKAYAWRILVEPGGPIAAVTGGWAPGFGLPATVMTLAYLWLPYMIIPVYAGFDRVPDSLFEASYDLGASTWRTIWRVAFPLVFPAIVAGSIFTFALSFGDYIAVGIVGGKTQLLANLIYGQLVTANNQPLAAALSVIPLVAVVLYLLAVRRTGALENV; translated from the coding sequence GTGAGGGCCCGGCTGGGGCTGCTGCTCGGGCCGCCCCTGCTCTGGCTCGTCGTCCTCTACCTGGGGTCGATCGCCGTCCTGCTCGTGTCGTCGTTCTGGACCGTGGACGGCTTCACGGGCGCGGTCGTCCCGACGTTCACCCTCGACAACTACGTCACACTCGTCACCGATCCGCTGTACGGGACGGTCGCCCTCCGCACGCTGCTGGTCGCACTCGGCGTGACGCTGATCGACGCCGTGGTCGCCTTCCCGATCGCGCTGTACATCGCGAAGGTGGCCAAGCCGGGCCGGCGCGCCCTCTACCTGGTCGCGGTGACGACACCGCTGTGGGCGAGCTACCTGGTCAAGGCGTACGCCTGGCGCATCCTCGTGGAGCCGGGAGGCCCGATCGCGGCGGTGACGGGAGGCTGGGCTCCCGGCTTCGGCCTCCCCGCCACCGTCATGACCCTCGCCTACCTGTGGCTGCCGTACATGATCATCCCCGTGTACGCGGGCTTCGACCGGGTGCCGGACTCGCTGTTCGAGGCCAGCTACGATCTGGGCGCCTCCACGTGGCGGACGATCTGGCGGGTCGCCTTCCCGCTGGTGTTCCCCGCGATCGTCGCCGGCTCGATCTTCACCTTCGCGCTGAGCTTCGGCGACTACATCGCCGTCGGCATCGTCGGCGGCAAGACGCAGCTGCTCGCGAACCTGATCTACGGCCAGCTGGTGACCGCGAACAACCAGCCGCTCGCGGCGGCGCTGTCGGTCATCCCGCTCGTCGCCGTGGTGCTGTACCTGCTCGCGGTCCGCCGCACGGGAGCGCTGGAGAACGTATGA
- a CDS encoding ABC transporter permease: protein MKLLSTPARIVAGVCMLLGLVVLYTPLLLIVLNSFNSSRTFSFPPPGFTLQWWEDALHSRGAADALATSVIAGLCASAIALVLGTMAAFAVQRFRFFGRQSINFLVVLPITLPGIVTGIALASTFTTVLGPLGVTLGLATVIIGHATFCIVIVYNNVQARLRRMGTSLEEASADLGGRGWQTFLWVTLPQSRGALAAGVLLAFALSFDEIVVTTFTAGPAVQTLPIWIFQNLFRPNQAPVVNVVAAVLTILAIIPVWLSQRLAGDSVTSRV from the coding sequence ATGAAGCTGCTGTCAACGCCCGCCAGGATCGTCGCCGGAGTCTGCATGCTGCTCGGCCTCGTCGTGCTGTACACGCCGCTGCTGCTCATCGTGCTGAACTCGTTCAACAGCTCGCGCACCTTCTCGTTCCCGCCTCCCGGCTTCACCCTGCAGTGGTGGGAGGACGCCCTCCACTCGCGCGGAGCCGCCGACGCCCTGGCGACGTCGGTGATCGCCGGGCTGTGCGCGTCGGCGATCGCGCTCGTGCTGGGCACGATGGCGGCGTTCGCGGTGCAGCGGTTCCGGTTCTTCGGCCGGCAGAGCATCAACTTCCTGGTCGTGCTGCCGATCACCCTCCCGGGCATCGTCACCGGCATCGCCCTCGCCTCCACCTTCACGACGGTCCTCGGCCCGCTGGGCGTCACGCTCGGGCTCGCCACCGTGATCATCGGCCACGCCACCTTCTGCATCGTCATCGTCTACAACAACGTGCAGGCGCGGCTCCGGCGGATGGGGACCTCGCTCGAGGAGGCGTCGGCCGACCTCGGCGGGCGCGGCTGGCAGACGTTCCTCTGGGTGACGTTGCCGCAATCGCGGGGGGCGCTCGCCGCGGGCGTGCTGCTCGCCTTCGCCCTCAGCTTCGACGAGATCGTCGTGACCACCTTCACCGCCGGCCCGGCCGTGCAGACCCTGCCGATCTGGATCTTCCAGAACCTGTTCCGCCCGAACCAGGCGCCGGTCGTGAACGTCGTGGCGGCGGTGCTGACGATCCTCGCGATCATCCCGGTGTGGCTGTCGCAGCGGCTGGCGGGGGACTCCGTCACCAGTCGGGTCTGA
- a CDS encoding alkyl sulfatase dimerization domain-containing protein: MTQTGEPSTRQSTTLEEWEAFFDSFKQNLAPVAYEAGPSISWTEPAPTVHPEQTAWARQMAKRLYEPVAGRVYVGVGYQLCSTTVVVGEDGLIVIDPGENDDAVKELLGDVRRFTDLPVTVIVYTHRHPDHCYALEGLGVSHEDVDARRVDIVAHETFEQWLINDAGLVGPILTARTSLVSYAGFGAEGMIQGGLGTLPAPGPKSTHLPTITTGEVDELTLAGLPVTVFHAYGDAQDEIDLWFPTLKHVHGSETIQGETFPNLYTLRGTAYRDPEKWREGVDALLAHARQADTYSGSHMRPWVGNDFIVERIMNYRDAIQFIHDQSIRFINQGATAAELVDLVAKRLPAHVVDDPWLQPYYGAPEHCVRAVYDGVLGWYNADPTELAAPLHADRARRYVQALGGREAVLRSAREAIDAEEFGWAAELLTHLVRADTGDADARGLKAEALRQWGYRQKNIYWRNLSLGAAKELDGTIDYSEKYDLQPKDVQAVIPAARTIANLRVRLDPAAAGDAHTTIGFRIPDTGEEVALEIRRGVAVVHDDLPAGAAATVTIRSDAVRGLSGGITEADALVAAADAVDGDETALRTVLGWFDPVPERTPPLVGR; encoded by the coding sequence ATGACGCAGACGGGGGAGCCGTCGACGAGGCAGTCGACGACCTTGGAGGAGTGGGAGGCGTTCTTCGACTCCTTCAAGCAGAACCTGGCGCCGGTCGCCTACGAGGCCGGCCCGAGCATCTCCTGGACGGAGCCCGCCCCGACCGTGCACCCCGAGCAGACGGCGTGGGCGCGGCAGATGGCCAAGCGGCTGTACGAGCCCGTCGCCGGTCGGGTCTACGTCGGCGTCGGCTACCAGCTCTGCTCGACCACGGTGGTCGTCGGCGAGGACGGCCTCATCGTCATCGACCCGGGTGAGAACGACGACGCGGTGAAGGAGCTGCTCGGCGACGTCCGCCGCTTCACCGACCTGCCCGTGACGGTGATCGTGTACACGCACCGGCACCCCGACCACTGCTACGCGCTGGAGGGGCTGGGCGTCAGCCACGAGGACGTGGACGCCCGCCGCGTCGACATCGTCGCGCACGAGACCTTCGAGCAGTGGCTGATCAACGACGCGGGCCTCGTCGGGCCGATCCTGACCGCGCGCACGAGCCTCGTCTCGTACGCCGGCTTCGGCGCCGAGGGCATGATCCAGGGCGGGCTGGGCACCCTGCCGGCGCCGGGCCCGAAGTCGACGCACCTCCCGACCATCACGACCGGGGAGGTGGACGAGCTGACCCTCGCGGGCCTCCCCGTCACCGTGTTCCACGCCTACGGCGACGCGCAGGACGAGATCGACCTGTGGTTCCCGACGCTGAAGCACGTGCACGGGTCAGAGACGATCCAGGGCGAGACGTTCCCCAACCTGTACACGCTGCGCGGTACCGCGTATCGCGACCCCGAGAAGTGGCGGGAGGGGGTGGATGCGCTGCTCGCGCACGCCCGCCAGGCCGACACCTACTCGGGCTCGCACATGCGGCCGTGGGTGGGCAACGACTTCATCGTGGAGCGCATCATGAACTACCGGGACGCCATCCAGTTCATCCACGACCAGTCCATCCGCTTCATCAACCAGGGCGCCACGGCGGCGGAGCTGGTCGACCTGGTCGCCAAGCGCCTGCCCGCGCACGTCGTCGACGACCCGTGGCTGCAGCCCTACTACGGCGCGCCCGAGCACTGCGTGCGCGCGGTCTACGACGGCGTCCTCGGCTGGTACAACGCCGACCCCACCGAGCTGGCGGCGCCCCTCCACGCCGACCGGGCACGCCGGTACGTGCAGGCGCTCGGCGGCCGGGAGGCGGTGCTCCGATCGGCCAGGGAGGCCATCGACGCCGAGGAGTTCGGCTGGGCCGCCGAGCTGCTCACCCACCTCGTCCGCGCCGACACGGGCGACGCCGACGCCCGCGGCCTCAAGGCGGAGGCGCTGCGCCAGTGGGGCTACCGGCAGAAGAACATCTACTGGCGCAACCTCTCCCTGGGCGCCGCGAAGGAGCTCGACGGGACGATCGACTACTCGGAGAAGTACGACCTGCAGCCGAAGGACGTGCAGGCGGTCATCCCGGCGGCGCGGACGATCGCGAACCTCCGCGTGCGCCTGGACCCCGCCGCCGCGGGCGACGCGCACACGACGATCGGCTTCCGCATCCCCGACACCGGCGAGGAGGTCGCCCTCGAGATCCGCCGCGGCGTCGCGGTGGTGCACGACGACCTCCCGGCGGGCGCAGCCGCGACGGTGACCATCCGCTCGGATGCGGTCCGCGGGCTGTCGGGCGGGATCACGGAGGCGGATGCGCTGGTCGCTGCCGCGGACGCGGTCGACGGCGACGAGACGGCGCTGCGCACGGTGCTGGGGTGGTTCGACCCGGTGCCGGAGCGGACGCCGCCGCTGGTGGGGCGGTGA